A single window of Pseudomonas benzenivorans DNA harbors:
- a CDS encoding HugZ family pyridoxamine 5'-phosphate oxidase yields the protein MSVKAGKHARELLLKEYRGVLSTHSKAMPGFPFGSVVPYCLDPAGLPLILISRIAQHTHNLKQDAKCSLLVGERGAEDVQAVGRLTLLAEARQLCDQPAIEAAAARYYRYFPDARNYHRSHDFDFWVLTPVRWRYIGGFGAIHWLDQVALANPFAGEAEQGMLEHMNRDHAAAIAHYVELAGLPTRTPAELVGIDGEGFHLRIGQGLYWLAFPAACDSPGAVRQALVQLAHAETWPTDGAVVP from the coding sequence GTGAGCGTGAAAGCCGGCAAGCATGCCCGAGAATTGCTACTCAAGGAATACCGCGGGGTGCTCTCCACCCACTCCAAAGCCATGCCGGGCTTCCCTTTCGGATCGGTGGTGCCCTACTGCCTGGACCCCGCCGGCTTGCCGTTGATCCTCATCAGCCGCATCGCCCAGCACACCCATAACCTCAAGCAGGACGCCAAGTGCTCGCTCTTGGTCGGTGAGCGTGGCGCCGAGGACGTGCAGGCGGTCGGCCGCCTCACTCTGCTCGCCGAAGCACGACAGTTGTGTGACCAGCCGGCTATCGAGGCCGCGGCCGCCCGCTACTACCGCTACTTTCCGGATGCGCGCAATTATCACCGCAGCCATGATTTCGATTTCTGGGTGCTGACACCGGTGCGCTGGCGTTACATCGGCGGCTTCGGGGCGATCCACTGGCTGGACCAGGTGGCCCTGGCCAATCCCTTCGCGGGCGAAGCGGAGCAGGGCATGCTCGAGCACATGAACCGCGATCATGCCGCCGCCATCGCCCATTACGTCGAACTGGCCGGCCTGCCGACCCGGACGCCAGCCGAACTGGTCGGCATCGACGGCGAGGGCTTTCACCTGCGCATCGGCCAGGGGCTCTACTGGCTGGCCTTCCCGGCCGCCTGCGACAGCCCGGGGGCGGTGCGTCAGGCCCTGGTGCAGCTGGCCCACGCCGAAACCTGGCCGACCGACGGTGCCGTTGTGCCTTGA
- a CDS encoding MGMT family protein yields the protein MDKRQHGNTPNAPSGPDARREALYLALAQVPRGKVVSYGQLAALAGLGRAARWVGRTLSQLPEGTALPWHRVVAAGGRLSLPPGSPSGVEQRARLRAEGVLLDQDRVDIRRHGWRPMESSG from the coding sequence ATGGACAAACGACAACACGGCAACACGCCCAACGCGCCGAGCGGACCGGACGCCCGGCGCGAGGCGCTCTACCTGGCGCTGGCGCAGGTGCCGCGCGGCAAGGTAGTGAGCTACGGGCAACTGGCCGCACTGGCCGGCCTGGGCCGCGCGGCGCGCTGGGTGGGCCGCACCCTGAGCCAGTTGCCCGAGGGCACCGCCCTGCCCTGGCACCGGGTGGTCGCCGCCGGCGGGCGCCTGAGCCTGCCGCCAGGCAGCCCGTCCGGTGTCGAGCAGCGGGCGCGCCTGCGAGCAGAAGGTGTTCTGCTCGACCAGGATCGGGTGGATATCCGACGGCACGGCTGGCGTCCGATGGAGTCCAGCGGTTAG
- a CDS encoding DUF481 domain-containing protein encodes MYVKSLLCLGLTLATTPLLADTVWLKNGDRLSGTIRFFDGAKLLLKTEYGGAIALDWDQIATLESDQELLIKESAEGGERAKSLHASAEPGKVILANGEAPRTVELASIQQILKPKPLVEDLTWKGNIDAGLDYKRGEADSDDYDIDVKTQARHGLWRHNAEGGYNRQYQDDLVSTDNWYAEYALDRFLDEHWFWQGRLEYKHDQIEELERQRTVGTGPGYQFWDNELGAFSVTGLLNRSDYQFDDGRKESFYALSTKWDYNRYVVGKTVELFSSGEVGKPLANVADYTLDAEVGLRYKVTDWASLNMKAEKDLVSGADGELDETHYSLGFGVGW; translated from the coding sequence ATGTATGTGAAATCCTTGCTGTGCCTGGGCCTTACCCTGGCCACAACGCCGCTGCTGGCTGATACCGTGTGGCTGAAGAACGGCGACCGCCTGAGCGGCACGATCAGGTTCTTCGACGGCGCCAAGCTCCTGCTCAAGACCGAATATGGCGGCGCCATCGCCCTGGACTGGGACCAGATCGCCACCCTGGAGAGCGACCAGGAACTGCTGATCAAGGAAAGCGCGGAAGGCGGCGAGCGCGCCAAGTCCCTGCATGCCTCCGCCGAGCCGGGCAAGGTAATCCTGGCCAATGGCGAGGCGCCGCGTACCGTCGAGCTGGCCAGCATCCAGCAGATCCTCAAGCCCAAGCCCCTGGTCGAGGACCTGACCTGGAAGGGCAATATCGATGCGGGTCTGGACTACAAGCGCGGCGAAGCCGACAGCGACGACTACGACATCGATGTGAAGACCCAGGCGCGTCACGGCCTGTGGCGGCACAACGCCGAAGGCGGCTACAACCGCCAGTATCAGGACGACCTGGTGTCCACCGACAACTGGTACGCCGAGTACGCCCTGGACCGTTTCCTCGACGAGCATTGGTTCTGGCAGGGACGGCTGGAATACAAGCACGACCAGATCGAGGAGCTGGAACGCCAGCGCACCGTCGGTACCGGTCCGGGTTACCAGTTCTGGGACAACGAACTGGGCGCCTTCTCGGTGACCGGTCTGCTCAACCGCAGCGACTACCAGTTCGACGATGGGCGGAAGGAGAGTTTCTACGCCCTGAGCACCAAGTGGGACTACAACCGCTACGTGGTCGGCAAGACCGTCGAGCTGTTCAGCAGTGGCGAGGTCGGCAAGCCCCTGGCCAATGTCGCCGACTACACCCTGGATGCCGAAGTCGGTCTGCGCTACAAGGTCACCGACTGGGCCTCGCTGAATATGAAGGCCGAGAAGGACCTGGTCAGCGGCGCCGACGGCGAACTGGACGAAACCCACTACAGCCTCGGCTTCGGGGTGGGCTGGTAA
- the groL gene encoding chaperonin GroEL (60 kDa chaperone family; promotes refolding of misfolded polypeptides especially under stressful conditions; forms two stacked rings of heptamers to form a barrel-shaped 14mer; ends can be capped by GroES; misfolded proteins enter the barrel where they are refolded when GroES binds), giving the protein MAAKEVKFGDSARKKMLAGVNVLADAVKATLGPKGRNVVLEKSFGAPTITKDGVSVAKEIELKDRFENMGAQLVKDVASKANDEAGDGTTTATVLAQAIVNEGLKAVAAGMNPMDLKRGIDKATIAIVKELKQLSKPCADSKAIAQVGTISANSDTSIGDIIAEAMEKVGKEGVITVEEGSGLENELSVVEGMQFDRGYLSPYFINKPDTMVAELETPLILLVDKKISNIREMLPVLEAVAKAGRPLLIVAEDVEGEALATLVVNNMRGIVKVAAVKAPGFGDRRKAMLQDIAILTGGTVISEEVGLSLEGATLEHLGNAKRVVLSKENTTIIDGAGQQVDIEARVAQIRKQVEDTSSDYDKEKLQERLAKLAGGVAVIKVGAGTEVEMKEKKARVEDALHATRAAVEEGVVPGGGVALVRALQAISELKGENEDQNVGIALLRRAVEAPLRQIVANAGDEPSVVVDKVKQGEGNYGYNAATGVYGDMIEMGILDPAKVTRSALQAAASIGSLMITTEAMIAEVVDDKAPAMPDMGGMGGMGGMGGMM; this is encoded by the coding sequence ATGGCAGCTAAAGAAGTCAAATTCGGCGATTCCGCCCGCAAGAAGATGCTCGCCGGCGTCAACGTCCTGGCCGACGCGGTCAAAGCCACCCTCGGCCCGAAAGGCCGCAACGTGGTGCTGGAGAAGAGCTTCGGTGCTCCGACCATCACCAAGGACGGCGTCTCCGTGGCCAAGGAAATCGAGCTGAAGGATCGCTTCGAGAACATGGGCGCCCAGCTGGTCAAGGACGTCGCGTCCAAGGCCAACGACGAGGCCGGTGACGGCACCACCACCGCCACCGTTCTGGCTCAGGCCATCGTCAACGAAGGCCTGAAGGCCGTCGCTGCCGGCATGAACCCGATGGACCTGAAGCGCGGTATCGACAAGGCCACCATCGCCATCGTCAAGGAGCTGAAGCAGCTGTCCAAGCCGTGCGCTGACAGCAAGGCCATCGCTCAGGTCGGCACCATCTCCGCCAACTCCGACACCTCCATCGGCGACATCATCGCCGAAGCCATGGAAAAGGTCGGCAAGGAAGGCGTGATCACCGTTGAAGAAGGCTCGGGCCTGGAAAACGAACTGTCGGTCGTGGAAGGCATGCAGTTCGACCGCGGCTACCTGTCGCCGTACTTCATCAACAAGCCGGACACCATGGTTGCCGAACTGGAAACCCCGCTGATCCTGCTGGTCGACAAGAAGATCTCCAACATCCGCGAAATGCTGCCGGTGCTGGAAGCTGTCGCCAAGGCCGGTCGTCCGCTGCTGATCGTGGCTGAAGACGTCGAAGGCGAAGCGCTGGCCACCCTGGTGGTCAACAACATGCGCGGCATCGTCAAGGTCGCTGCCGTCAAGGCACCGGGCTTCGGTGATCGTCGCAAGGCCATGCTGCAGGACATCGCCATCCTCACCGGCGGTACCGTGATCAGCGAAGAAGTCGGCCTGAGCCTGGAAGGCGCCACCCTGGAGCACCTGGGTAACGCCAAGCGTGTGGTCCTGAGCAAGGAAAACACCACCATCATCGACGGCGCTGGTCAGCAGGTGGACATCGAAGCCCGCGTTGCGCAGATCCGCAAGCAGGTCGAAGACACCAGCTCCGACTACGACAAAGAGAAGCTGCAAGAGCGTCTGGCCAAGCTGGCCGGCGGTGTTGCGGTGATCAAGGTCGGCGCCGGTACCGAAGTCGAGATGAAAGAGAAGAAGGCCCGCGTTGAAGACGCCCTGCACGCTACCCGTGCCGCGGTGGAAGAAGGCGTGGTGCCTGGCGGCGGCGTTGCCCTGGTGCGCGCACTGCAGGCCATCAGCGAGCTGAAGGGCGAGAACGAAGACCAGAACGTCGGTATCGCACTGCTGCGCCGCGCTGTCGAAGCGCCGCTGCGCCAGATCGTTGCCAACGCCGGCGACGAGCCGAGCGTCGTGGTCGACAAGGTCAAGCAGGGCGAAGGCAACTACGGCTACAACGCTGCTACCGGTGTGTACGGCGACATGATCGAGATGGGTATCCTCGATCCGGCCAAGGTCACCCGTTCCGCGCTGCAGGCCGCCGCTTCCATCGGCAGCCTGATGATCACCACCGAGGCGATGATCGCCGAAGTGGTCGACGACAAGGCACCGGCCATGCCTGACATGGGCGGCATGGGCGGCATGGGCGGTATGGGCGGCATGATGTAA
- a CDS encoding AmpG family muropeptide MFS transporter, translating into MPRKSWREAIAAYSSPATLVLLLLGFAAGLPYMLVFSTLSVWLREAGVARETIGFASLIGLAYAFKWVWSPLLDQWRLPLLGRMGRRRSWLVLSQVLIACGLAGMALCDPQTHLTWLIALAVLVAFASATQDIAIDAYRLEIVEQTRQAALAASYMAGYRIAALLATAGALYFAEGFGSTVLSYQHSAWAGTYLVFALLMLPGLLTSLWMREPPVPLKTQLAAARYGFSHQMVSVLVLIVLLVSVPAMFTQFYYTDFASLVRGEASLLDLLLEDRAFLRALLYTILTSLCLSAMGRRGLAPVLTPVNDFIIRYRWQALLLLGLIATYRMSDTVMGVMANVFYIDQGFTKDQIASVSKLFGLVMTLLGAGIGGLLIVRFGILPILFIGGAASAATNLLFLMLAGMGPDLQMLILTISADNFSAGLATAAFVAYLSSLTNLKFSATQYALLSSIMLLLPRLIGGYSGVMVEKLGYAQFFLVTALLGIPTLMLIALQWKRQGPLANGSTPAAPPEQA; encoded by the coding sequence ATGCCTCGAAAAAGCTGGCGCGAAGCCATCGCCGCCTACTCCAGCCCCGCTACGCTGGTGCTCCTGCTCCTCGGCTTCGCCGCCGGCCTGCCCTACATGCTCGTGTTCTCGACCCTGTCCGTCTGGCTGCGCGAAGCCGGCGTGGCCCGCGAGACCATCGGCTTCGCCAGCCTGATCGGCCTGGCCTACGCCTTCAAATGGGTGTGGTCGCCGCTGCTCGACCAATGGCGCCTGCCGTTGCTCGGGCGCATGGGCCGGCGCCGCTCCTGGCTGGTGCTGTCCCAGGTGCTGATCGCCTGCGGCCTGGCCGGCATGGCGCTGTGCGACCCACAGACCCACCTGACCTGGCTGATCGCCCTGGCGGTGCTGGTGGCCTTCGCCTCGGCCACCCAGGACATCGCCATCGACGCCTACCGCCTGGAGATCGTCGAACAGACCCGTCAGGCGGCACTGGCGGCCAGCTACATGGCCGGCTACCGGATCGCCGCCCTGCTGGCCACCGCCGGCGCCCTGTATTTCGCCGAGGGCTTCGGCTCCACCGTGCTGAGCTATCAGCACAGCGCCTGGGCCGGCACCTACCTGGTGTTCGCCCTGCTGATGCTGCCGGGCCTGCTGACCAGCCTGTGGATGCGTGAACCGCCAGTACCGCTGAAAACCCAGCTGGCGGCGGCCCGCTATGGTTTCAGCCACCAGATGGTCTCGGTACTGGTGCTGATCGTCCTGCTGGTCTCGGTGCCGGCGATGTTCACCCAGTTCTACTACACCGACTTCGCCAGTCTGGTGCGCGGCGAGGCGAGCCTGCTCGACCTGCTGCTGGAAGACCGCGCCTTCCTGCGCGCCCTGCTCTATACCATCCTCACCAGCCTGTGCCTGTCGGCCATGGGCCGGCGTGGCCTGGCGCCGGTGCTGACCCCGGTCAACGACTTCATCATCCGCTACCGCTGGCAGGCCCTGCTGCTGCTCGGGCTGATCGCCACCTACCGCATGTCCGACACGGTCATGGGGGTGATGGCCAACGTCTTCTACATCGACCAGGGCTTCACCAAGGACCAGATCGCCAGCGTCAGCAAGCTGTTCGGCCTGGTCATGACCCTGCTCGGCGCCGGCATCGGCGGTCTGCTGATCGTGCGTTTCGGCATCCTGCCGATCCTGTTCATCGGCGGCGCGGCTTCGGCGGCGACCAACCTGCTGTTTCTCATGCTGGCCGGCATGGGCCCGGACCTGCAGATGCTGATTCTGACCATCTCCGCCGACAACTTCAGCGCCGGCCTGGCCACCGCCGCCTTCGTCGCCTACCTGTCGAGCCTGACCAACCTGAAGTTCTCCGCCACCCAGTACGCCCTGCTCAGCTCGATCATGCTGCTGCTGCCGCGCCTGATCGGTGGCTATTCCGGGGTGATGGTGGAGAAACTGGGGTATGCCCAGTTCTTCCTCGTCACCGCCCTGCTGGGCATACCCACGCTGATGCTGATCGCCTTGCAATGGAAGCGCCAGGGCCCGCTGGCCAATGGCTCGACGCCGGCCGCACCGCCCGAGCAGGCATGA
- a CDS encoding co-chaperone GroES gives MKLRPLHDRVVIRRSEEETKTAGGIVLPGSAAEKPNQGEIVAVGTGRVLDNGEVRALAVKVGDKVVFGPYSGSNTIKVDGEDLLVMGESEILAVIEA, from the coding sequence ATGAAGCTTCGTCCCCTGCATGACCGCGTCGTGATCCGTCGCAGCGAAGAAGAAACCAAGACCGCGGGTGGCATCGTGCTGCCGGGCTCCGCTGCCGAGAAGCCGAACCAGGGCGAGATCGTCGCCGTCGGCACCGGTCGCGTACTGGACAACGGCGAAGTCCGCGCGCTGGCCGTCAAGGTCGGTGACAAGGTGGTGTTCGGCCCGTACTCCGGCAGCAACACCATCAAGGTCGACGGCGAAGACCTGCTGGTGATGGGCGAGAGCGAAATCCTCGCCGTCATCGAAGCCTGA
- a CDS encoding SDR family oxidoreductase, which yields MQLQDKVIIITGGCQGLGRAMGEYLAARGAKLALVDLNPEKLDEAVAACKAAGGDARRYLCNVADEEQVTHMVAQVAADFGAINGLVNNAGILRDGLTLKVKDGEISKMSLAQWQAVIDVNLTGVFLCTREVAAKMIELQNQGAIVNISSISRAGNIGQANYSAAKAGVAADTVVWAKELARYGIRVAGVAPGFIETEMTLSMKPDALEKMTAGIPLKRMGKPTEIAHSVAYILENDYYTGRILELDGGLRL from the coding sequence ATGCAACTGCAAGACAAAGTCATCATCATCACTGGCGGCTGCCAGGGCCTCGGCCGCGCCATGGGCGAGTACCTGGCGGCCAGGGGCGCCAAGCTGGCCCTGGTCGACCTCAACCCGGAGAAGCTCGACGAAGCCGTGGCCGCCTGCAAGGCCGCCGGTGGCGACGCCCGCCGCTACCTGTGCAACGTCGCCGACGAGGAGCAGGTGACCCACATGGTCGCCCAGGTCGCCGCCGACTTCGGCGCGATCAACGGCCTGGTGAACAACGCCGGGATCCTCCGTGACGGGCTGACCCTCAAGGTCAAGGATGGCGAAATCAGCAAGATGAGCCTGGCCCAGTGGCAGGCGGTGATCGACGTCAACCTGACCGGGGTGTTCCTCTGCACCCGCGAAGTGGCAGCCAAGATGATCGAGCTGCAGAATCAGGGCGCGATCGTCAACATTTCCTCGATCTCCCGCGCCGGCAACATCGGCCAGGCCAACTACTCCGCGGCCAAGGCCGGCGTCGCCGCCGACACCGTGGTCTGGGCCAAGGAACTGGCGCGCTACGGCATCCGCGTCGCCGGCGTGGCGCCGGGCTTCATCGAGACCGAGATGACCCTGAGCATGAAGCCCGATGCCCTGGAGAAGATGACCGCCGGCATTCCCCTCAAGCGCATGGGCAAGCCGACCGAGATCGCCCACTCGGTGGCCTATATCCTCGAGAACGACTATTACACCGGTCGCATCCTCGAGCTGGACGGCGGCCTGCGCCTGTAA
- a CDS encoding FxsA family protein, with the protein MRVFLLLFLLFPILELALLIKVGGAIGVLPTLLLVIATAILGSVLLRVAGVATAWRAREKMARGELPEEEMLEGLLIAVGGGLLLLPGFISDIFGVLCLIPFTRRLLVAKLRQRVAEQAMRQRAFADDLAARSGRTRPGAARPNVLDGEYERHD; encoded by the coding sequence ATGCGCGTTTTCCTGTTGCTGTTTCTGTTGTTCCCGATCCTCGAGCTGGCGCTGTTGATCAAGGTCGGCGGCGCCATCGGCGTGCTGCCGACCCTGCTGCTGGTGATCGCCACCGCGATTCTCGGCAGCGTGCTGCTGCGCGTCGCGGGTGTCGCCACCGCCTGGCGTGCCCGCGAGAAGATGGCGCGCGGCGAGTTGCCCGAGGAGGAAATGCTCGAAGGCCTGCTGATCGCCGTCGGCGGCGGTCTGTTGCTGCTGCCGGGCTTTATCAGCGACATCTTCGGCGTGCTCTGCCTGATCCCCTTTACCCGCCGCCTGCTGGTGGCCAAGCTGCGCCAGCGTGTCGCCGAGCAGGCCATGCGCCAGCGCGCCTTCGCCGACGACCTGGCGGCGCGCAGCGGGCGCACCCGGCCGGGCGCGGCGCGGCCGAACGTGCTGGACGGCGAATACGAGCGCCACGACTAG